One genomic window of Onychostoma macrolepis isolate SWU-2019 chromosome 25, ASM1243209v1, whole genome shotgun sequence includes the following:
- the wnt7bb gene encoding protein Wnt-7b isoform X2: MVRPLRLWIFNVLLCFGIIYSRLGALSSVVALGANIICNKIPGLAPRQRAICQSRPDAIIVIGEGAQLGINECQYQFRYGRWNCSALGERTVFGQELRVGSREAAFTYAITAAGVAHAVTAACSQGNMSHCGCDREKQGYYNQEEGWKWGGCSADIKYGIEFSRKFVDAREIKKNARRLMNLHNNEAGRKVLEERMKLECKCHGVSGSCTTKTCWTTLPKFREIGYVLKDKYNKAVHVEVVRASRLRQPTFLKVKKAHGYQKPLETDLVYIERSPNYCEEDAKTGSVGTQGRLCNRTSPHTDGCDLMCCGRGYNTHQYTKVWQCNCKFQWCCFVKCNTCSERTEVFTCK, encoded by the exons GGCTCTTTCCTCTGTGGTGGCCCTTGGTGCGAACATCATCTGCAATAAGATCCCCGGCCTCGCACCCCGCCAGCGCGCCATCTGCCAGAGCCGGCCGGACGCCATCATCGTGATCGGAGAGGGGGCACAGCTGGGCATCAACGAATGCCAGTACCAGTTCAGATACGGCCGCTGGAACTGCTCGGCGCTGGGTGAACGCACCGTCTTCGGACAGGAGCTGCGAGTAG GCAGCAGGGAGGCGGCATTCACCTACGCCATCACCGCCGCTGGGGTCGCCCACGCCGTGACGGCCGCATGCAGCCAGGGCAACATGAGCCACTGCGGCTGCGACAGGGAGAAACAGGGCTACTACAACCAGGAGGAGGGCTGGAAATGGGGCGGATGCTCCGCGGACATCAAATACGGCATCGAGTTCTCCCGGAAGTTCGTGGACGCCcgggagattaaaaaaaatgcccGACGGCTGATGAATCTTCATAACAACGAAGCTGGCCGAAAG GTTCTGGAGGAGCGGATGAAGCTGGAATGCAAGTGTCACGGCGTGTCGGGCTCCTGCACCACCAAAACCTGCTGGACCACGCTCCCCAAGTTCCGCGAGATCGGCTACGTCCTGAAGGACAAGTACAACAAAGCGGTGCACGTGGAGGTGGTCCGCGCCTCACGCCTGCGGCAGCCCACTTTCCTCAAGGTGAAGAAGGCGCACGGTTACCAGAAGCCCTTAGAAACGGACCTGGTCTACATCGAGCGCTCGCCCAACTACTGCGAAGAGGACGCCAAAACGGGCAGCGTGGGGACGCAGGGGCGGCTGTGCAACCGGACATCGCCGCACACGGACGGTTGTGACCTCATGTGCTGTGGGCGGGGCTACAACACGCATCAGTACACCAAAGTGTGGCAATGCAACTGTAAATTCCAGTGGTGCTGTTTTGTGAAATGCAACACCTGTAGCGAGAGGACGGAGGTGTTCACCTGCAAATGA